The Amycolatopsis sp. 195334CR genome window below encodes:
- a CDS encoding aldo/keto reductase: protein MTMSITLGGDLPVHRLGFGAMRLRGRDAAERAESIRLARRAVELGVGFIDTADAYDLGGNEELLAEALHPYPAGLVVATKGGQCHPGDDWIPLGRPEYLRQQAELSLRRLRIPQIELYQLHRIDPAVPLADQIGALTRLREEGKIRHIGLSEVSVAQLAEAESITPIASVQNLYNLEQRRSEPVLEYCERRGIAFIPWLPIKPSTTAGGAVAAVAAAHGATPAQVALAWLLRRSPVVLPIPGTSSRRHLEENLAARTLSLSDQDCARLESATGNHD, encoded by the coding sequence ATGACCATGAGCATCACCCTCGGCGGCGACCTGCCGGTGCACCGGCTCGGCTTCGGCGCCATGCGACTGCGCGGCCGGGACGCGGCCGAGCGTGCCGAATCGATCCGGCTCGCCCGCCGCGCGGTGGAACTGGGCGTCGGCTTCATCGATACCGCGGACGCCTACGACCTCGGCGGAAACGAGGAACTGCTGGCCGAGGCGCTGCACCCCTATCCGGCCGGACTGGTGGTGGCCACCAAGGGCGGCCAATGCCATCCCGGCGACGACTGGATTCCGCTCGGCCGGCCCGAATACCTCCGGCAGCAGGCCGAACTGAGCCTGCGGCGGTTGCGAATTCCGCAAATTGAACTTTACCAGTTGCACCGGATCGATCCGGCCGTTCCGCTGGCCGACCAGATCGGCGCATTGACCCGCCTGCGCGAGGAGGGGAAAATACGGCACATCGGCTTGTCCGAGGTGAGCGTGGCGCAACTGGCGGAAGCCGAATCGATCACGCCGATCGCGAGCGTGCAGAACCTGTACAACCTCGAACAACGAAGGTCTGAACCAGTGCTCGAGTACTGCGAACGCCGTGGTATCGCGTTCATCCCGTGGCTGCCGATCAAGCCGAGCACCACCGCGGGCGGCGCCGTCGCCGCGGTGGCGGCCGCCCACGGCGCCACCCCGGCGCAGGTGGCACTGGCCTGGTTGCTGCGGCGCTCCCCGGTGGTGTTGCCCATTCCGGGCACTTCGTCACGCCGCCATCTGGAGGAAAATCTGGCCGCGCGCACCCTTTCACTGTCCGATCAGGACTGCGCACGGCTGGAATCGGCCACCGGGAATCACGACTGA
- a CDS encoding STAS domain-containing protein, producing the protein MMPSGVCTAEEGLTIAVAWHGEVVELAVTGELDTTTAAMLAEAIAQAVADGPAALVVNLSGVEFLASAGISVLIEANATLRIPFALVAATHQVRRPLAVTGLDRILPLYPTATAALACA; encoded by the coding sequence ATGATGCCGTCCGGGGTGTGCACAGCGGAAGAAGGCCTCACCATCGCCGTCGCCTGGCACGGTGAGGTGGTGGAACTGGCGGTGACCGGGGAGCTGGACACCACCACCGCCGCCATGCTGGCGGAGGCGATCGCGCAGGCCGTCGCGGATGGACCGGCGGCACTGGTGGTGAACCTGAGCGGGGTGGAATTCCTGGCCAGCGCGGGGATTTCGGTACTCATCGAAGCGAACGCCACGCTGCGGATCCCGTTCGCACTAGTCGCCGCCACCCATCAGGTGCGGCGGCCACTCGCAGTCACCGGCCTGGACCGGATCCTGCCGCTGTACCCGACCGCCACGGCCGCCCTCGCCTGCGCCTGA
- a CDS encoding AAA family ATPase has protein sequence MSRNAVPESSSPVLVGRSAELRALAAAVTRPPAVVLLEGEAGIGKTRLLTELLRLPEVAARRPLVGYCQPMREPFPYGVVLEALREAGAQLATAELSPVTGVLRPYLPELAAFLPEPPEAADSRSERHRMFRAVRELLEVLGPAVLVVEDLHWSDDGSRQLLRFLTADLPPGLSLLLTYRREELPGGITLGRAFRPAPGTASEVVELNPFDAEGVRRLTTAILGESEVSPDFAALLHERTAGIPFVVEETLRTLRGAEGAVYSDGATAKRLLDNAEVPALLREAMLERLSGLPIPARRLAHAAAVLGMPAPREMLAEVAGLLPGRADEALTRLLDTQVLRESNHCRYGFRHTLAQQAVYRTLAGPDRQLLHQRAAEALATAEPPPLVRLAEHSRRGGDQAGWLRHGEAAADRAAEVGDPSTATGLLTELLTDGVLADADVDRLAVKLSRVAVLGVAQQHQVIEVLEGLLTDHRLAEGSRGQVRLNLGLLLIRQEGGQESGRTEIETAIHELGERDPLALRGMSALAQPFIGTTPVAEHLRWMSKVDGLIADVTDPAVLLTLIASNGPSRLHIGDPGAWELLARLPSHTEARAEQQQLARAHCNIGDACAWTGHLRRAESQLRTGIRLAHECGASYLVSIASATQMHLNWLTGDWDSVSDRARRLAEEYRELRPVADELSLVLGSLAVAKGEWDRAARYFGDSGIGRAENAVTPVALAAYGGMIRALLAKEDVAGAASAADDGLRLLRRKGVWSWAGELVPPATIAYCEADRVDAAAALITEFAAAIDGLDTPMADAALAEARGVVEARRGDEARAVEFLTEARSGYAALPAPYYAALVGVRLLELSPAPDGELAALAEEFTALGATRDAARCRHLLRASGVVAPSRRGRRGYGNELSPRERDVARLVAGGSTNREIAEVLFLSRRTVEQHVANVLRKLDLHSRADLRNSEFVG, from the coding sequence ATGTCGCGGAACGCGGTGCCGGAATCCAGCTCGCCCGTGCTGGTCGGCCGGTCGGCCGAACTGCGCGCGCTGGCCGCCGCGGTGACGCGGCCGCCTGCCGTCGTGCTGCTCGAGGGTGAGGCGGGCATCGGCAAGACGCGCCTGCTCACCGAGTTGCTGCGGCTGCCCGAGGTGGCCGCGCGACGGCCGCTCGTCGGGTACTGCCAGCCGATGCGCGAGCCGTTCCCGTACGGCGTGGTGCTCGAAGCGCTGCGCGAGGCGGGGGCGCAGCTGGCCACCGCGGAGCTGAGCCCGGTCACCGGCGTGCTGCGGCCGTACCTGCCCGAACTGGCCGCCTTCCTGCCGGAACCACCGGAGGCCGCCGATTCGCGGTCCGAACGACATCGGATGTTCCGCGCGGTCCGCGAACTGCTGGAGGTGCTCGGGCCCGCGGTGCTGGTGGTCGAAGACCTCCACTGGTCCGACGACGGTTCACGCCAGCTGCTGCGCTTCCTCACCGCCGACCTGCCGCCCGGGCTGAGCCTCCTGCTGACCTACCGGCGCGAGGAACTGCCGGGCGGCATCACCCTCGGCCGCGCCTTCCGCCCGGCCCCCGGCACCGCGAGCGAGGTCGTCGAGCTGAACCCGTTCGACGCCGAGGGCGTGCGCCGCCTGACCACCGCGATCCTCGGCGAGAGCGAGGTTTCCCCGGACTTCGCCGCCCTGCTGCACGAGCGGACGGCCGGGATCCCGTTTGTCGTCGAGGAAACGCTGCGCACGCTGCGAGGCGCGGAGGGCGCCGTGTACTCCGACGGCGCCACCGCGAAACGCCTGCTGGACAACGCCGAAGTGCCCGCGCTGCTGCGCGAGGCGATGCTGGAACGGTTGTCCGGCCTGCCGATCCCCGCGCGGCGGCTGGCGCACGCCGCCGCCGTGCTCGGCATGCCCGCGCCCCGCGAGATGCTCGCCGAGGTCGCCGGGCTGCTGCCCGGCCGTGCCGACGAGGCGCTGACGCGGCTGCTCGACACCCAGGTGCTGCGGGAGAGCAACCACTGCCGCTACGGCTTCCGGCACACGCTCGCCCAGCAGGCCGTCTATCGCACGCTCGCCGGGCCGGACCGCCAGCTGCTGCACCAGCGCGCGGCCGAAGCGCTGGCCACGGCCGAGCCGCCCCCGCTCGTCCGGCTCGCCGAACACAGCCGCCGCGGTGGCGACCAGGCCGGCTGGCTGCGTCACGGCGAGGCCGCCGCCGACCGGGCCGCCGAGGTCGGCGACCCGTCCACGGCCACCGGCCTGCTCACCGAACTGCTCACCGACGGCGTGCTGGCCGACGCCGACGTGGACCGGCTGGCGGTCAAGCTCAGCCGGGTCGCCGTGCTCGGCGTGGCCCAGCAGCACCAGGTGATCGAGGTGCTGGAGGGCCTGCTCACCGACCACCGGCTGGCCGAGGGCAGCCGCGGCCAGGTGCGGCTCAACCTCGGCCTGCTGCTGATCCGCCAGGAGGGCGGGCAGGAGTCCGGCCGCACCGAGATCGAGACGGCCATCCACGAGCTGGGCGAACGCGATCCGCTGGCGCTGCGCGGGATGTCCGCGCTGGCCCAGCCGTTCATCGGCACCACCCCGGTGGCCGAGCACCTGCGCTGGATGTCCAAAGTGGACGGCCTGATCGCGGACGTGACCGATCCGGCGGTGCTGCTCACGCTGATCGCCAGCAACGGGCCGTCGCGGCTGCACATCGGTGATCCCGGCGCCTGGGAACTGCTGGCCAGGCTGCCCTCGCACACCGAGGCCCGCGCCGAGCAGCAGCAACTGGCCAGGGCGCACTGCAACATCGGTGACGCGTGCGCGTGGACCGGGCACCTGCGCCGGGCGGAGAGCCAGTTGCGCACCGGGATCCGGCTGGCGCACGAGTGCGGGGCCTCGTACCTGGTCAGCATCGCCAGCGCCACGCAGATGCACCTGAACTGGCTGACCGGCGACTGGGACTCGGTCAGCGACCGGGCGCGGCGGCTGGCCGAGGAGTACCGCGAGCTGCGGCCGGTCGCCGACGAGCTGTCGCTGGTGCTCGGCTCGCTGGCGGTGGCGAAGGGCGAGTGGGACCGCGCGGCCCGGTACTTCGGCGACTCCGGGATCGGGCGCGCGGAGAACGCGGTGACCCCGGTGGCGCTGGCCGCCTACGGTGGCATGATCCGGGCGCTGCTGGCCAAAGAGGACGTGGCCGGCGCCGCTTCGGCCGCCGACGACGGGTTGCGGTTGTTGCGGCGCAAGGGAGTCTGGTCGTGGGCGGGGGAGCTGGTGCCCCCGGCCACGATCGCCTACTGCGAAGCGGACCGGGTGGACGCGGCGGCCGCGTTGATCACCGAGTTCGCCGCCGCCATCGACGGCCTGGACACCCCGATGGCCGACGCGGCACTGGCCGAGGCCCGCGGGGTGGTCGAGGCGCGGCGGGGCGACGAGGCGCGGGCCGTCGAATTCCTCACCGAGGCGCGGTCCGGGTACGCCGCGCTGCCCGCGCCGTACTACGCGGCGCTGGTCGGGGTGCGGCTGCTGGAGCTGTCGCCCGCCCCCGACGGGGAACTGGCCGCGCTGGCCGAGGAGTTCACCGCGCTCGGCGCGACCAGGGACGCGGCGCGCTGCCGTCACCTGCTGCGCGCGAGCGGGGTGGTGGCACCGTCCCGGCGCGGCAGGCGGGGGTACGGGAACGAGCTTTCGCCGAGGGAACGGGACGTGGCGCGCTTGGTGGCGGGTGGCTCGACGAACCGCGAGATCGCCGAAGTGCTGTTCCTGTCCCGCCGGACGGTGGAACAGCACGTGGCGAACGTGCTGCGGAAACTGGATCTCCACTCGCGGGCGGACCTGCGGAACTCGGAGTTCGTCGGCTGA
- a CDS encoding Lsr2 family protein: MAQKVSVVMSDDIDGSPADETVHFGLDGIDYVIDLSAENADELRDALFRFVEVARRVSGRKKRGSPPMPNAGPVVGTTERRARAQAIRAWARENGFEISERGRVSLEVESAFLEATEK; the protein is encoded by the coding sequence GTGGCACAAAAAGTTTCCGTGGTGATGTCCGACGACATCGACGGGTCGCCGGCCGACGAAACCGTTCATTTCGGCCTCGACGGGATCGATTACGTGATCGACCTGTCCGCCGAGAACGCCGACGAACTGCGGGACGCGCTGTTCCGGTTCGTCGAGGTCGCGCGCCGGGTGAGCGGCCGGAAGAAGCGCGGCTCACCGCCGATGCCCAATGCCGGGCCGGTGGTCGGCACCACCGAACGGCGGGCCAGGGCGCAGGCGATCCGGGCCTGGGCACGGGAGAACGGATTCGAGATCTCCGAACGGGGCCGGGTTTCCCTGGAGGTCGAATCCGCCTTCCTCGAAGCCACGGAGAAGTAG
- a CDS encoding BTAD domain-containing putative transcriptional regulator — protein MRFGVLGPLEVWTADQRPVKVPEAKVRALLADLLAHRGRPVSVDRLVDDLWGAEPPANPTGALQTKVSQLRRALEQGEPGGRELVVSGPSGYTLRAEAADVDHSRFEHLVDQARQAADPRTRAAQLAEALALWRGAAFADFADADFLAPTVHRLDEQRLVALEEQAEARLDLGEHSELAGELTDLVARNPLRERLRRAHLLALYRAGRQSEALAGYAELRERLADELGLDPSPELAELYQSMLRQDPALTPSARRTTNLPAPVTELIGREDEVGEVRQLLAANRLVTLTGPGGVGKTRLAIEAAARLVGDFADGVWLVELAGHWTHGAPEAACSVAEVAASMLNLREDTKAGALPLPSDQLAEALRDQHLLLVLDNCEHLVEPVAELVELLLRSAPGLRVLTTSQEPLGLAGEFVHGVRPLELTSAVELFRTRAAAAAPGFTLSEQNSEAVAEICRRLDGVPLALELAASRIRVLGARELLSRLDDRFRLLVTGHRGAPARQQTLRAMIGWSWELLTEAERIVLRRLALHAEGCELEAAEVVCAGEGVKPVEVLDLLARLVDRSLVAVAEVGGRTRYRLLESVAAYCVERLREAGEYDRVRRRHHRFYLDLAERAEERLCRSDQRDWLDRLDTESANFRAALEGAEADGDAELAIRLVNALGWYWFLRGRLREGHRSVVLALGIDAPAPEVAWARAMAWRAALKILIGEGAGLHKEAEEVLALYERVDDPLGRARAEWFLSFALIGAGDLSVGAARVDRALAGFRALGDRWGEAAALALQAMQARPRGGLARAARDSERAIELFREVGDRWGEVKSTDTLSSLAEVAGDYERAESLHRNALRLAEELGLWNEVSYTLSGIGRIALLKGEFAKADEYHERARKLSAQHSHKRGEQFAEIGLGLSARRQGQPERAEAHLEKWLEWCRQVDGDLGTALILAELGFAAEQRGEVALALDRQREGYAAAEATGDPRSIALALEGLASAHAAGGDHAAAARLLGAATATRESVGTPLPEAERGDVDRTAAAARAGLGEAEFTELFRQGGTQPAESFVDIQG, from the coding sequence GTGCGTTTCGGTGTGCTCGGTCCGCTTGAGGTGTGGACGGCGGATCAGCGGCCGGTGAAGGTCCCGGAGGCGAAGGTCCGCGCCCTCCTCGCGGATCTGCTCGCCCATCGCGGGCGCCCGGTTTCGGTGGACCGCCTGGTCGACGACCTGTGGGGCGCCGAGCCACCGGCGAATCCGACCGGCGCGCTGCAGACCAAGGTTTCGCAGCTGCGGCGTGCCCTGGAGCAGGGCGAGCCGGGCGGGCGTGAGCTGGTGGTCTCCGGGCCGTCGGGCTACACGCTGCGAGCCGAGGCGGCCGATGTCGACCACAGCCGGTTCGAGCACCTGGTGGACCAGGCCCGCCAGGCCGCCGATCCACGTACCCGGGCGGCTCAGCTGGCGGAGGCGCTGGCGCTCTGGCGAGGTGCCGCCTTCGCCGACTTCGCCGACGCCGACTTCCTCGCGCCGACGGTCCACCGGCTCGACGAACAGCGGCTCGTGGCGCTGGAGGAGCAGGCCGAAGCCCGGCTCGACCTCGGCGAGCACAGCGAACTGGCCGGGGAGCTGACCGATCTGGTCGCGCGCAACCCGTTGCGGGAGCGGCTGCGCCGCGCGCACCTGCTGGCGCTGTACCGCGCGGGCCGCCAGAGCGAGGCACTGGCCGGGTACGCCGAGTTGCGCGAGCGGCTCGCCGACGAGCTGGGCCTCGACCCGAGCCCGGAACTGGCCGAGCTGTACCAGTCGATGTTGCGGCAGGATCCCGCGCTCACCCCGTCGGCCCGGCGCACGACGAACCTGCCCGCGCCGGTGACCGAGCTGATCGGCCGCGAGGACGAGGTGGGCGAGGTCCGGCAGTTGCTCGCGGCGAACAGGCTGGTCACGCTCACCGGTCCGGGCGGGGTCGGCAAGACCAGGCTGGCCATCGAGGCCGCGGCGCGGCTCGTCGGTGACTTCGCCGACGGCGTGTGGCTGGTCGAGCTGGCCGGGCACTGGACGCACGGCGCGCCGGAGGCCGCGTGCTCGGTCGCCGAGGTCGCGGCCAGCATGCTCAACCTGCGCGAGGACACCAAGGCCGGCGCGCTGCCGCTGCCATCGGACCAGCTCGCCGAGGCCCTGCGCGACCAGCACCTGCTGCTGGTCCTGGACAACTGCGAGCACCTGGTCGAACCGGTCGCCGAGCTGGTGGAACTGCTGCTGCGGAGCGCACCCGGCCTGCGGGTGCTGACCACCAGCCAGGAACCACTGGGCCTGGCCGGTGAGTTCGTCCACGGGGTGCGGCCGCTCGAACTGACCAGCGCGGTCGAACTGTTCCGCACCCGCGCGGCCGCGGCGGCACCGGGGTTCACCCTGTCCGAGCAGAACAGCGAAGCGGTGGCGGAGATCTGCCGCCGGCTCGACGGCGTTCCGCTCGCGCTCGAACTGGCGGCCAGCCGCATCCGCGTGCTCGGCGCGCGGGAGCTGCTGTCCCGGTTGGACGATCGGTTCCGCTTGCTGGTCACCGGGCACCGCGGGGCACCGGCGCGGCAGCAGACGCTGCGCGCGATGATCGGCTGGAGCTGGGAACTGCTCACCGAGGCCGAGCGGATCGTGCTGCGGCGGCTCGCCCTGCACGCCGAGGGCTGCGAGCTGGAAGCCGCCGAGGTGGTCTGCGCCGGGGAGGGCGTGAAACCGGTCGAGGTGCTGGATCTGCTGGCGCGGCTGGTGGATCGGTCGCTGGTGGCCGTGGCGGAGGTCGGTGGCCGCACGCGGTACCGGCTGCTGGAGTCGGTGGCGGCGTACTGCGTCGAGCGGTTGCGCGAGGCCGGTGAGTACGACCGGGTCCGGCGGCGGCACCACCGGTTCTACCTCGATCTGGCGGAACGGGCCGAGGAGCGCCTCTGCCGGTCCGACCAGCGCGACTGGCTCGACCGGCTCGACACCGAAAGCGCCAACTTCCGCGCGGCGCTGGAGGGCGCGGAGGCCGATGGTGACGCCGAGCTGGCGATCCGCCTGGTCAACGCGCTGGGCTGGTACTGGTTCCTGCGCGGCCGGTTGCGCGAGGGCCACCGGTCGGTCGTACTCGCGCTGGGCATCGACGCCCCCGCGCCGGAGGTCGCGTGGGCGCGCGCGATGGCCTGGCGGGCGGCGCTCAAGATTCTCATCGGCGAGGGCGCCGGCCTGCACAAGGAGGCCGAGGAGGTGCTGGCGCTGTACGAGCGCGTCGACGATCCGCTCGGCCGCGCGCGGGCCGAGTGGTTCCTGAGCTTCGCGCTGATCGGCGCGGGTGATCTGTCCGTCGGCGCGGCCAGGGTCGACCGCGCGCTGGCCGGGTTCCGTGCGCTGGGCGACCGCTGGGGCGAGGCGGCGGCGCTCGCCCTGCAGGCGATGCAGGCGCGCCCCCGCGGCGGGCTGGCGCGAGCCGCCCGCGATTCCGAACGCGCGATCGAGCTGTTCCGGGAGGTCGGCGACCGGTGGGGCGAGGTGAAGTCGACCGACACGCTCAGCTCGCTGGCCGAGGTCGCCGGTGACTACGAACGCGCGGAAAGCCTGCACCGCAACGCTTTGCGGCTCGCCGAGGAGCTGGGCCTGTGGAACGAGGTGTCGTACACGCTGTCCGGCATCGGGCGGATCGCGCTGCTCAAGGGCGAGTTCGCCAAGGCCGACGAGTACCACGAACGCGCGCGGAAGCTGTCCGCGCAGCATTCGCACAAGCGTGGTGAGCAGTTCGCCGAGATCGGGCTGGGGCTCTCCGCGCGGCGACAGGGTCAGCCCGAGCGCGCCGAGGCGCACCTGGAGAAGTGGCTCGAGTGGTGCCGCCAGGTGGACGGGGATCTCGGCACGGCGTTGATCCTGGCCGAGCTGGGGTTCGCGGCCGAGCAGCGCGGGGAGGTCGCGCTCGCGCTGGACCGGCAGCGCGAGGGGTACGCCGCCGCGGAGGCCACCGGTGATCCGCGCTCGATCGCGCTGGCGCTGGAGGGGCTGGCGAGCGCGCACGCGGCGGGCGGGGACCACGCCGCCGCCGCGCGCCTGCTCGGTGCGGCCACCGCGACCAGGGAGTCGGTGGGCACGCCGCTGCCCGAGGCCGAGCGCGGCGATGTGGACAGAACGGCCGCCGCGGCCCGTGCCGGGCTCGGTGAAGCGGAGTTCACCGAGCTGTTCCGCCAGGGCGGCACCCAGCCTGCTGAGTCCTTTGTGGACATTCAAGGGTGA
- a CDS encoding SDR family oxidoreductase has protein sequence MRAVVTGGTHGIGLAIAKAVLAREGQVLVTGRDERKVEQARDELGPRAFVLRSDAASMADIDALGGVVADRFGGVDALFVNAGVAYTLPFAETTEEIYDRTFDVNTKGAFFTVRRLLPLLREDGAIVFTTSIADEGGTPGMGPYAGSKAALWSFAQVLAAELLPRRIRVNAVAPGFIDTPSMGLTGASAEERAAFSKAGDLVTPMKRHGTPEEVAAAALFLAFDATFTTAVKLPVDGGLGRKIA, from the coding sequence GTGAGGGCGGTGGTTACGGGCGGGACTCACGGGATCGGGCTCGCCATCGCGAAGGCGGTGCTGGCGCGGGAAGGCCAGGTGCTGGTCACCGGCCGCGACGAGCGCAAGGTCGAGCAGGCCCGCGACGAACTGGGCCCGCGCGCGTTCGTGCTGCGCTCGGACGCGGCGAGCATGGCCGACATCGACGCGCTCGGCGGGGTCGTCGCGGACCGGTTCGGCGGCGTGGACGCGTTGTTCGTCAACGCCGGGGTCGCCTACACGCTGCCGTTCGCCGAAACGACCGAAGAGATCTACGACCGGACGTTCGACGTGAACACCAAGGGCGCGTTCTTCACCGTGCGGCGCCTGCTCCCGTTGCTGCGCGAGGACGGCGCGATCGTGTTCACCACCTCGATCGCCGACGAGGGCGGAACGCCGGGCATGGGGCCCTACGCCGGGTCGAAGGCGGCGCTGTGGTCGTTCGCGCAGGTGCTGGCCGCGGAACTGCTGCCGCGGCGGATCCGGGTGAACGCGGTGGCGCCGGGCTTCATCGACACCCCGAGCATGGGCCTGACCGGGGCGAGCGCCGAGGAACGCGCGGCGTTCTCGAAGGCGGGCGACCTGGTCACGCCGATGAAGCGGCACGGCACCCCGGAGGAGGTGGCGGCGGCCGCGTTGTTCCTGGCCTTCGACGCCACCTTCACCACCGCGGTCAAGCTCCCGGTCGACGGCGGCCTCGGCCGCAAGATCGCGTAG
- a CDS encoding NAD(P)-dependent oxidoreductase, which produces MTENSTTQVTFAGLGDMGRALAAAALRNGFTATVWNRTPGKAGELTAAGAHEAAGLAEAFEASPVVILCVVDNNAVGELLDAAGDRLRGRTVVNLTNGTPRQARELAERVTALGAEYVDGGIMAVPPGIGTEASFVLYAGPEREVEARRALFETFGGVQYVGEDTGLAALYDLALLSGMYGMHAGVMHAYALIGSAGIPATDFSALLVPWIQAMSGFVREAADRIDRDDFTKDVVSNLAMQAQAFPNLIEASKEQGVRPDLLEPVMRLFQERVAQGHGDEDGVGVIRLLQS; this is translated from the coding sequence ATGACGGAGAACTCCACCACCCAGGTGACCTTCGCCGGGCTGGGTGACATGGGCCGGGCGCTCGCCGCCGCGGCGCTGCGGAACGGCTTCACGGCCACGGTGTGGAACCGCACACCGGGCAAGGCGGGCGAGCTGACCGCGGCGGGTGCGCACGAGGCGGCCGGGCTGGCCGAGGCGTTCGAGGCGAGCCCGGTGGTGATCCTGTGCGTGGTCGACAACAACGCGGTCGGCGAACTGCTCGACGCGGCCGGCGACCGGCTGCGCGGGCGGACCGTGGTCAACCTGACCAACGGCACCCCGCGGCAGGCCCGTGAGCTGGCGGAACGCGTCACCGCGCTGGGTGCGGAGTACGTCGACGGCGGCATCATGGCGGTGCCGCCGGGCATCGGCACCGAGGCGTCGTTCGTGCTCTACGCCGGACCGGAGCGCGAGGTCGAGGCGCGGCGCGCGCTGTTCGAAACCTTCGGCGGCGTGCAGTACGTCGGCGAGGACACCGGCCTGGCCGCGCTGTACGACCTGGCGTTGCTGAGCGGGATGTACGGCATGCACGCGGGGGTGATGCACGCCTACGCGCTGATCGGCTCGGCGGGTATCCCGGCCACCGACTTCTCGGCGTTGCTGGTGCCGTGGATCCAGGCGATGTCCGGGTTCGTCCGCGAGGCCGCCGACCGGATCGACCGCGACGACTTCACCAAGGACGTGGTGTCGAACCTGGCCATGCAGGCGCAGGCGTTCCCGAACCTGATCGAGGCGAGCAAGGAGCAGGGGGTGCGGCCGGACCTGCTGGAGCCGGTGATGCGGTTGTTCCAGGAGCGCGTGGCGCAGGGCCACGGCGACGAGGACGGTGTCGGCGTTATCCGGCTGCTGCAGTCGTGA
- a CDS encoding LysR family transcriptional regulator produces the protein MLNLERLRVLRAVSTTGSVSGAAAQLHVTTSAVSQQLARLEREVGQRLVERNGRGIRLTDAAALLAAHGDRLLAQVEQVEADLARHRGAVAGRLSVAAFATAARGLLPGALRGLRAEHPALDLRLDEQEPPEAIAGLCRGDVDVAVVQDWAEAPLELPEGLSRENLLDDPLDLAVPVEHALAARTSVTLADLVAEEWITWTSGQLCHDWLTRSLGEPRVVHTASEHSTQLALVAAGLGVAVLPLLGRDHLPAGVRLVEIRPRPARQVHVLWRTSAARRPAIRAVVTALRSAADELTAETR, from the coding sequence GTGTTGAACCTCGAACGGCTGCGGGTGCTGCGGGCGGTGTCGACCACCGGCTCGGTCAGCGGCGCGGCGGCCCAGCTGCACGTCACCACCTCGGCGGTCTCGCAGCAGTTGGCGCGGCTGGAGCGGGAGGTCGGGCAGCGGCTGGTGGAGCGCAACGGCCGCGGCATCCGGCTCACCGATGCGGCCGCGCTGCTGGCGGCGCACGGGGATCGCCTGCTGGCACAGGTCGAACAGGTGGAGGCCGACCTCGCGCGACACCGGGGCGCGGTCGCGGGGCGGCTGTCTGTCGCGGCGTTCGCCACCGCCGCGCGGGGGTTGTTGCCGGGCGCGTTGCGGGGGTTGCGTGCCGAGCACCCGGCGCTGGACCTGCGACTGGACGAGCAGGAGCCACCGGAGGCGATCGCCGGGTTGTGCCGTGGGGACGTGGACGTGGCGGTGGTGCAGGACTGGGCGGAGGCGCCGCTGGAACTGCCGGAGGGTTTGTCGCGGGAGAACCTGCTCGACGATCCGCTGGACCTGGCGGTGCCCGTCGAACACGCGCTCGCCGCGCGGACCTCGGTGACGCTGGCCGATCTGGTGGCGGAGGAGTGGATCACCTGGACCAGCGGCCAGCTTTGCCACGACTGGCTCACCCGGAGCCTGGGGGAACCGCGGGTGGTGCACACCGCTTCGGAGCACTCGACGCAGCTGGCCTTGGTCGCCGCGGGGTTGGGGGTGGCCGTGCTGCCGCTGCTGGGCCGGGACCACCTGCCCGCCGGGGTGCGCTTGGTGGAGATCCGGCCGAGGCCCGCGCGGCAGGTCCACGTCCTCTGGCGCACCAGCGCCGCGCGACGACCGGCCATCCGGGCGGTGGTGACGGCCCTGCGCTCCGCCGCGGACGAGCTGACCGCGGAGACACGCTGA